One segment of Variovorax sp. PAMC28562 DNA contains the following:
- a CDS encoding alpha/beta fold hydrolase has product MTSDCEFATLQWRERAVRIEVVRIAPERVGAPLIVFLHEGLGSVAMWKDFPQRLCEAGGFRGLVFSRPGYGRSTPRGVNEKWELDFMHRQAQEVLPRLLGALGINEPIWLFGHSDGGSIALLFAAHSPEQVAGLVVAAPHILVEDKTVQAIEQARAAYETTDLPQRLGRYHDSADSAFLGWSRIWLHQSFRHWNIEAELTGIDCPVLAMQGVDDEYGTLQQIRGIKRRLPQTELLELADCGHSPHRDQPEQAILATVSFINKRRLS; this is encoded by the coding sequence GTGACGTCGGATTGCGAATTCGCCACCCTCCAGTGGCGCGAGCGCGCGGTGCGCATCGAGGTCGTGCGCATCGCGCCCGAGCGCGTCGGTGCACCGTTGATCGTGTTTCTGCACGAAGGCCTCGGCTCGGTTGCGATGTGGAAGGATTTCCCGCAGCGGCTGTGCGAGGCGGGCGGCTTTCGGGGGCTGGTGTTTTCGCGCCCCGGCTACGGTCGCTCCACACCCCGCGGCGTCAACGAGAAATGGGAGCTCGACTTCATGCACCGGCAGGCGCAAGAGGTGCTGCCCAGGCTGCTGGGCGCCCTCGGCATCAACGAACCCATCTGGTTGTTCGGCCACAGCGATGGCGGCTCCATCGCGCTGCTGTTCGCCGCCCATTCGCCCGAACAGGTGGCGGGCCTCGTGGTCGCCGCGCCGCACATCCTTGTCGAAGACAAGACGGTGCAGGCCATCGAACAGGCGCGCGCAGCCTACGAGACCACTGACCTGCCGCAGCGACTGGGTCGCTATCACGACAGCGCCGACTCGGCCTTTCTGGGATGGAGCCGCATCTGGCTGCACCAGAGTTTCAGGCACTGGAACATCGAGGCCGAGCTGACCGGCATCGACTGCCCAGTGCTGGCGATGCAGGGCGTCGACGACGAATACGGCACGCTTCAACAGATTCGCGGCATCAAGCGGCGCCTGCCGCAAACCGAGTTGCTCGAGCTGGCCGACTGCGGGCATTCCCCGCATCGCGATCAGCCGGAACAAGCCATATTGGCGACCGTTTCGTTCATCAATAAAAGGAGACTTTCATGA